One window of the Lolium rigidum isolate FL_2022 unplaced genomic scaffold, APGP_CSIRO_Lrig_0.1 contig_45265_1, whole genome shotgun sequence genome contains the following:
- the LOC124681485 gene encoding DIMBOA UDP-glucosyltransferase BX8-like: protein MFRLAGILHARGFAITIFHTHFNSPDPSRHPEYRFVPVPDGVSGPAPVAMEDVVSHIFTLNAACEAPFRDRLAAVLEEYSRDAVACLIADGHLLSMVQVATRLAVPTLVLRTGSAACFSCFRAYPILIDRGYLPVQESELETEVGELPPYRVRDLMRVGSHNLTCDLLARCVAAVDASAGLILNTFDALEQRELEKLRRDISMPVLDIGPLHLFSPAAESSLLRQDRSCLEWLDARAPASVLYVSFGSLACMSPRDLVETAWGIAGSGVPFLWVVRPGLVAAAGEENEATATRLPDGFEADTRGRGTVVEWAPQEEVLRHPAVAGFWTHCGWNSTTESVCEGVPMLCRPHFGDQMGNTRYVEHVWKVGFEVGGELERGAVEAAIRRLFTGTDGAEMRARAGELKKAAKECTGVAGSSHLAINKLVDHMLSL from the exons ATGTTCCGGCTGGCCGGCATCCTCCACGCTCGCGGCTTCGCCATCACCATCTTTCACACCCACTTCAACTCTCCAGACCCCTCTCGCCACCCAGAGTATCGTTTCGTCCCAGTCCCCGACGGCGTGTCCGGACCGGCTCCCGTCGCCATGGAGGACGTCGTCTCCCACATCTTCACGCTCAACGCCGCGTGTGAGGCGCCCTTCCGTGACCGCTTGGCCGCCGTCCTGGAGGAATACTCCAGGGACGCCGTGGCATGCCTCATCGCCGACGGCCACCTTCTGTCCATGGTGCAAGTGGCCACGAGGCTCGCCGTGCCCACCCTCGTACTGCGTACCGGCAGCGCCGCCTGCTTCTCCTGCTTCCGCGCCTACCCGATTCTCATCGACAGAGGCTACCTTCCAGTGCAAG AGTCGGAGCTGGAGACGGAGGTGGGCGAGCTGCCTCCGTACAGAGTGCGCGATCTGATGCGGGTGGGAAGTCACAACCTGACTTGCGACCTGCTAGCGCGCTGTGTCGCGGCCGTGGACGCGTCGGCCGGCCTCATCCTCAACACGTTCGACGCGCTGGAGCAGCGGGAACTGGAGAAGCTCCGGCGGGATATCTCCATGCCAGTGCTCGACATCGGCCCTCTGCACTTGTTTTCGCCGGCCGCGGAGAGCAGCCTGCTACGGCAGGACCGGAGCTGCCTGGAATGGCTGGATGCGCGGGCGCCGGCATCGGTGCTGTACGTGAGCTTCGGCAGCCTGGCGTGCATGTCGCCGCGAGACCTGGTGGAGACAGCGTGGGGCATCGCCGGAAGTGGCGTGCCGTTCCTTTGGGTAGTCCGTCCCGGCCTGGTCGCTGCTGCTGGGGAAGAGAacgaggcgacggcgacgcggcTGCCGGACGGGTTCGAAGCAgatacgcgcgggcgcgggacggTTGTGGAGTGGGCGCCGCAGGAGGAGgtgctccggcaccccgccgtggCTGGGTTCTGGACGCACTGTGGGTGGAACTCGACGACGGAGAGCGTGTGCGAGGGAGTGCCAATGCTGTGCCGCCCGCACTTCGGCGACCAGATGGGGAACACCAGGTACGTGGAGCACGTCTGGAAGGTGGGCTTCGAAGTCGGTGGCGAGCTCGAGAGGGGCGCGGTGGAGGCGGCCATCCGGCGGCTCTTCACCGGGACCGACGGCGCCGAGATGCGGGCCAGGGCCGGCGAGCTGAAGAAGGCGGCCAAGGAGTGCACCGGCGTGGCCGGTTCGTCGCACCTGGCCATCAATAAGCTGGTCGATCACATGCTATCCTTGTAG
- the LOC124681495 gene encoding dolichol-phosphate mannosyltransferase subunit 1, whose translation MEKGGDAGGGKPEYSIIVPTYNERLNVALIVYLIFKHLRDAKFEIIIVDDGSPDGTQDIVKQLQQVYGEDRVLLRARPRKLGLGTAYIHGLKHASGDFVVIMDADLSHHPKYLPSFIRKQKETGADIVTGTRYVNNGGVHGWNLMRKLTSRGANVLAQTLLRPGASDLTGSFRLYKRSVLEDVISSCVSKGYVFQMEMIVRATRKGYHIEEVPITFVDRVFGISKLGGSEIVGYLKGLVYLLLTT comes from the exons ATGGAGAAGGGAGGGGACGCGGGCGGCGGCAAGCCGGAGTACAGCATCATCGTGCCCACCTACAACGAGCGCCTCAACGTCGCCCTCATCGTCTACCTCATCTTCAAGCACCTCCG GGACGCCAAGTTTGAAATCATTATTGTGGACGATGGAAGCCCTGATGGAACTCAAGACATTGTAAAGCAGTTGCAGCAAGTGTATGGTGAAGACCGTGTT CTATTGAGAGCTAGACCAAGGAAGCTAGGGCTTG GTACTGCATATATACATGGATTAAAGCATGCCTCAGGGGACTTTGTTGTCATTATGGATGCAGATCTATCCCATCAT CCAAAGTATTTGCCAAGCTTCATTAG GAAGCAAAAGGAAACCGGTGCTGATATTGTAACCGGTACCCGTTATGTTAACAACGGTGGTGTTCATGGATGGAATCTTATGCGCAAATTGACTAGCAGGGGAGCAAATGTTCTAGCACAGACATTGCTGCGTCCTGGAGCTTCTGATTTGACAGGGTCATTTAG GCTATATAAGCGAAGTGTTTTGGAAGATGTAATTTCCTCGTGCGTCAGCAAGGGCTATGTATTCCAAATGGAGATGATTGTTAGAGCCACCAGGAAAGGTTATCACATTGAAGAG GTCCCAATAACTTTTGTCGACAGGGTCTTTGGGATTTCAAAGCTTGGTGGATCCGAAATTGTTGGATATTTGAAAGGCCTTGTGTATTTGTTGCTCACAACATAG
- the LOC124681494 gene encoding uncharacterized protein LOC124681494 — protein sequence MAVMDMAFKALTAGLGVTTLYLAATFSVNVYRGLAWHSEQSKLEKEKSED from the exons atggcggtgatggacATGGCGTTCAAGGCGCTCACGGCGGGGCTGGGCGTCACCACGCTCTACCTGGCCGCCACCTTCTCCGTCAACGTCTACCGCGGCCTCGCCTGGCACTCCGAGCAATCC AAGTTAGAAAAGGAGAAATCAGAAGACTAA